One part of the Phycisphaeraceae bacterium genome encodes these proteins:
- a CDS encoding polynucleotide kinase-phosphatase: protein MAVEIKVPELSLVVMIGVSGSGKSTLARRLFRPTEILSSDTCRGWVSDDDNNQEATGDAFDVLHYVARKRLARGLLTVVDATNVRAEDRKPLVQCAREFHCLPVAIVVDTPERTCHDRNAIRPDRSFGPHVIRNQKMALRQGMRTLEREGFRHVFFVSTPEDCDAATLVREPLWNNLKHESGPFDIIGDVHGCYDELVELLMKLGYGLTQIPGDPEGLCDLLGPPGMSRKLVFVGDLVDRGPKTPSVLRLVMKLVQEGKALCVPGNHDIKLLRALRGKNVQITHGLAESLAQLGAESEEFRRQAATFIDDLVSHYVLDGGRLVVAHAGMKESMQGRGSGAVREFALFGETTGETDEFGLPVRYNWAGEYRGKAAVVYGHTPVPEPEWLNNTVCIDTGCVFGGSLTALRWPERKFIRVQAHAKYAESKKPFLPEEQLAPLSLQQQHDDVLDLDDISGKRHIESRLMRTITVRQENAAAALEIMSRFAADPRWVIYLPPTMSPCETSREPGMLEHPREAFEYFRTNGVGRVICEEKHMGSRAVTIVCREPEVAWKRFGVAPPVTTSKLLGADAAADTLGLIYTRTGRPFFNDRLTEQTLMRRLRNSITQSGLWDELQTDWMCLDCELMPWSAKAQSLIREQYAAVGVAAMTGLQGSVAALEQAQARLPEVRSLLDRHRERLELVRKYTAAYRQYCWNVTTVDDLRLAPFHLLASEGKVHMDRDHVWHMESLARIAAAGDPVFLATPSRIVDLSSQESEDEATSWWTALTSRGGEGMVVKPLEFIAKGPRGLLQPAIKVRGPEYLRIIYGPEYTLPTNLDRLRSRGLGAKRSLAMKEFSLGVESLERFVRREPLRRVHECVFAVLAMESEPVDPRL from the coding sequence GTGGCCGTTGAGATCAAGGTTCCTGAACTCTCCCTTGTGGTGATGATCGGCGTCTCCGGCTCCGGAAAGAGCACGCTCGCTCGCCGACTATTCAGGCCGACAGAGATCCTCTCCTCCGACACTTGCCGGGGCTGGGTGTCTGACGACGACAACAATCAAGAGGCCACCGGCGACGCCTTTGATGTGCTCCACTATGTAGCTCGCAAGCGGCTCGCACGGGGCCTGCTGACAGTGGTCGATGCCACGAATGTCCGAGCCGAGGATCGCAAGCCGCTGGTCCAGTGTGCGCGGGAGTTTCATTGCCTCCCCGTCGCCATCGTGGTCGATACTCCCGAGCGTACCTGCCACGATCGCAACGCGATCCGACCAGATCGCAGCTTCGGGCCTCACGTTATCCGCAACCAGAAGATGGCCCTTCGTCAGGGGATGCGTACGCTGGAACGTGAGGGGTTCCGTCATGTATTCTTCGTGAGCACGCCAGAGGATTGCGACGCCGCGACGCTCGTTCGCGAACCACTCTGGAACAACCTCAAGCACGAATCCGGACCGTTCGATATCATCGGTGACGTTCATGGCTGTTACGACGAGCTGGTCGAACTGCTCATGAAACTTGGGTACGGCCTGACGCAGATCCCCGGCGATCCAGAGGGACTTTGTGATCTGCTCGGCCCGCCAGGCATGTCGCGGAAGCTAGTGTTTGTCGGGGACCTGGTCGACCGCGGCCCCAAGACACCGTCTGTCCTTCGGCTGGTGATGAAGCTGGTTCAAGAGGGCAAGGCCCTGTGCGTACCCGGTAATCACGACATCAAGTTGCTCCGAGCTCTGCGTGGCAAGAACGTGCAGATCACGCATGGGCTGGCGGAATCACTGGCACAACTTGGGGCCGAGTCCGAGGAGTTTCGGAGGCAGGCTGCAACTTTCATTGACGATCTGGTGAGCCACTATGTCCTCGACGGCGGTCGCCTTGTGGTGGCACACGCGGGAATGAAGGAGTCCATGCAAGGACGGGGCTCGGGGGCAGTTCGAGAGTTCGCCCTCTTCGGCGAGACCACCGGAGAAACCGACGAGTTCGGCCTACCCGTTCGGTACAACTGGGCCGGCGAGTATCGGGGCAAGGCTGCCGTGGTGTACGGACACACCCCCGTGCCCGAGCCCGAGTGGCTCAACAACACCGTGTGTATCGACACCGGATGCGTGTTCGGCGGATCACTGACGGCGCTTCGCTGGCCGGAGAGAAAGTTCATCAGGGTCCAGGCTCACGCGAAGTACGCTGAGTCGAAGAAACCCTTCCTTCCCGAAGAGCAGCTTGCCCCGCTGTCGCTGCAACAGCAGCACGACGATGTGCTCGACCTTGACGACATCTCGGGCAAGCGGCATATCGAGTCCCGGTTGATGCGAACCATCACGGTGCGTCAGGAGAACGCCGCAGCAGCCCTGGAGATCATGAGCCGTTTTGCGGCCGATCCACGATGGGTCATCTACTTGCCTCCCACGATGTCGCCGTGCGAAACCAGTCGGGAACCGGGGATGCTTGAGCATCCGCGGGAAGCATTCGAGTATTTCCGAACCAACGGCGTTGGTCGCGTGATCTGCGAAGAAAAACACATGGGATCGCGAGCGGTGACGATCGTCTGTCGCGAGCCCGAGGTTGCCTGGAAGCGGTTCGGTGTCGCCCCGCCTGTGACCACGTCGAAACTGTTGGGGGCTGACGCGGCAGCAGACACGCTTGGCCTGATTTACACTCGCACTGGCAGGCCATTCTTCAACGACCGCCTGACCGAGCAAACCCTCATGCGGCGCCTTCGTAATTCGATCACACAGTCAGGACTGTGGGATGAACTCCAGACAGACTGGATGTGCCTTGATTGTGAGCTCATGCCTTGGTCTGCCAAGGCTCAGTCGCTGATTAGGGAGCAGTACGCCGCCGTGGGCGTTGCCGCCATGACCGGCCTCCAAGGCAGTGTCGCCGCGCTCGAACAGGCACAGGCCCGGCTTCCGGAGGTGAGGTCGCTGCTTGACCGCCATCGCGAGCGACTGGAGCTAGTCCGAAAGTACACGGCCGCGTACCGGCAGTATTGCTGGAACGTCACCACTGTTGACGACCTTCGGCTCGCCCCATTCCACCTTCTCGCGAGCGAGGGGAAGGTTCACATGGACCGCGACCATGTCTGGCACATGGAGTCGCTCGCCCGCATCGCCGCCGCCGGAGATCCGGTGTTTCTCGCCACACCCTCCAGGATCGTGGACTTGTCGAGCCAGGAGAGCGAGGATGAAGCCACGAGTTGGTGGACAGCCCTCACGTCTCGCGGGGGTGAGGGCATGGTGGTCAAACCGCTGGAGTTCATCGCCAAAGGACCCCGTGGCCTGCTCCAGCCAGCGATCAAGGTCCGGGGACCGGAGTACCTGCGGATCATCTATGGGCCGGAGTACACGCTGCCGACCAACCTCGACCGCCTTCGATCGCGCGGGCTTGGGGCAAAGCGGTCGCTCGCTATGAAGGAGTTTTCGCTCGGAGTAGAGTCCCTCGAACGGTTTGTGCGGCGGGAGCCTCTACGACGGGTTCACGAGTGTGTATTCGCGGTGCTCGCGATGGAGAGCGAACCTGTTGATCCGCGGCTGTGA
- a CDS encoding GNAT family N-acetyltransferase gives MTQTNSVSWITPMTLDCPGLVRTIRLVPLEAHHAVDLFTVADKELFRHSMQAPPEWSVRGFELELTKVISLPGTVAFAIVLACDDRDKRAGQAIGRTTFMDIKPEHRGLEIGRTWIGRAYHGTRANPEAKYLMLRHAFESLSPTAIRVQLTTNGTNMHSQAAIAKLGAVREGVLRKARIMPAALDRTEPAVRDWVHYSIVDDEWLGVKAQLERRLSRMG, from the coding sequence ATGACGCAGACGAACTCGGTCTCGTGGATCACTCCGATGACGCTCGATTGCCCTGGCTTGGTTCGCACAATTCGCTTGGTTCCACTGGAGGCCCATCACGCAGTCGATCTCTTCACGGTGGCTGACAAGGAGCTTTTCCGGCACAGCATGCAGGCGCCGCCGGAGTGGTCCGTTCGAGGCTTTGAGCTGGAATTGACGAAAGTCATCTCTCTTCCAGGCACCGTGGCGTTCGCGATCGTCTTGGCCTGCGATGACCGGGACAAGCGAGCGGGACAGGCGATCGGACGAACGACGTTCATGGACATCAAGCCAGAGCATCGGGGACTGGAGATCGGCCGGACGTGGATCGGACGCGCCTATCACGGCACGCGCGCTAATCCCGAGGCCAAGTATCTGATGCTGCGACATGCCTTTGAGTCACTTTCACCCACCGCAATCCGTGTGCAACTGACCACCAATGGCACGAATATGCACAGCCAGGCGGCCATTGCCAAGCTTGGAGCCGTGCGGGAAGGTGTTCTCAGAAAGGCCAGGATCATGCCGGCGGCCTTGGATCGAACGGAACCGGCGGTACGCGATTGGGTCCACTACAGCATCGTGGACGACGAATGGCTGGGGGTGAAGGCGCAACTCGAGAGACGGCTGAGCAGGATGGGCTAG
- a CDS encoding GNAT family N-acetyltransferase encodes MTRLLSEVYVGEGFTSAERANTFFCQEQLEPAGAVLCAKIGTSTVGVVILLHRDSPLKQVSLDEEAEFRLLAVHRSARGRGVGEALVAECIRRSAAPPLAARSLVLWTQPRMTAAQRLYERTGFRRAPERDALLPPYPHGPDGSLVERWVYCRGLWGPR; translated from the coding sequence GTGACACGACTGCTTTCCGAAGTCTATGTCGGCGAGGGTTTCACCTCGGCGGAACGCGCCAACACGTTTTTTTGTCAAGAGCAGCTTGAGCCCGCGGGGGCAGTCCTTTGTGCGAAGATAGGAACGAGTACGGTTGGCGTCGTGATCCTGCTCCACCGCGACAGCCCGCTCAAGCAGGTCTCGCTGGATGAAGAGGCGGAGTTCAGGCTGCTTGCCGTGCATCGGTCGGCCCGCGGGAGGGGCGTTGGTGAGGCGTTGGTCGCCGAGTGCATTCGGCGATCCGCGGCGCCGCCGCTGGCCGCTCGATCGCTCGTGCTTTGGACGCAGCCGCGAATGACCGCCGCGCAGCGGCTCTACGAGCGGACCGGCTTCCGTCGCGCTCCGGAACGGGATGCGCTGCTTCCTCCGTATCCCCACGGCCCGGACGGATCGCTTGTGGAGCGATGGGTGTATTGCCGCGGTCTTTGGGGCCCGCGCTAG